In the bacterium genome, TTGCCGTGATGGACGGCACCTTCGCGGGCGATGGTCCCGGGCCGCGCTGTATGATGCCGCATGTCAAGAACATCCTGCTCGCCAGCTCGGATCAGGTGGCCATCGATGCCATCGCCGCCCGGTTGATGGGCATGGATCCGCTCGCGATCAAGTTCATCCGCCTCGCCCACGAAGCGGGTCTGGGATGTGGCGATCCGCATGAGATCGAGATCGTCGGCGATGAAGAGGCCGCTGGCGAAAACTGGCACTTTACGGGACCCTTTAAGAAAATGACCTTCGCCGCACGCATGCAGCACCGTATTTATTGGGGCCCCCTGAAGAAGCCGCTCGAATGGACCCTAAAAACCGTGCTCGCACCCTGGTCCTATATTGCCTCGGTGACCTACCATGACACCTTTTGGTACCCCCTCTTCGCCAAACGCAAGATGGCAGCAGCCCTCAGCTCACCGTGGGGACGGCTTTTCCGGAATTACGAGCAGCTGCATCCCACAGAAAAGGGATTCGAGACGATCGGCACGGAATCGGCCGCCCTCAAGCGCACCGGCTGGCGGGTGGCAGCGCGCTCTCTGCCGATTCTGGTCACCGCCATTCGTGAGGCGCCCGAGTTCTTTCAGCGCAGAAAACGGCGAAAAAAAATGTAACCTTTCCCCCGGCCGTTCGTAAAGAAAAGCAGACAAGCCAGCAGGCATTACACCAATCCATGAGGCTGCACGATGAAAGCACTCAATGTGACCCTGGGCCTGACTCTGCTCCTGGCGGTGGCGACGGGTTGTGATTCCTCGATCAACAAGAGCGTCTATGTTCAGGATGGCGAACGACGCGACGGCGGAATCAACACCGTCAATGGCAACATCACCATCGGCAACGACTGCATCATACGCGGTGATTGCCGCACGGTGAACGGATCGATTCGTGTCGGCCAGAATTCGCTGGTGCAGGGACTCCAGGTCGTCAATGGCGACATCGAGATCGGCCAAAACAGCAAGGCCCGCGATGATGTGACAACCGTGAACGGATCGATCACCCTCCATGTCGGTGCCAAAGCTGCAGGAGATCTGGCCTCCATCAATGGCAATCTGACGATGGATCATGCCATCGCGGAGCGGGATCTTTCGCTTTTCAATGGCAATGTCATGCTCGCCAATGCCTCCCTTGTCAAGGGCGATATCATCATCAAGGATTCCAAGCGCCATAGTTCGGCCCAGCAGTATATCACCATCCGTCTGGGGCCTGGTTCGGTGGTGGAAGGGGATATCCGAGTGCTCGAAAACGAGGTGAAGGTCAAGGTCTACCTGGGCAAGGATGCCCGTGTCGGCGGCGAGATCACCAACGCCGAGGTCATCCGAGAAACCTGATCGTTTCTCCTTAATGGGGCATAAAAAAGCCTGCCGTGTAATCACACGGCAGGCTTTTTTCTTACAGGGGCATCCTATTTGACGCGAAGGAATTCAATGCGCCGGTTTTTGGCGCGCCCTTCGGGTGTTTTGTTGTCCGCCAGAGGATAGCGCGCGCCAAAGCCGATCGCCGAAATGCGCTCGCCGGCCACCCCCTTCTGCATCAGGTAGCGGCGCACCGCCTCGGCGCGGCGTTCGGAGAGCAACTGATTGGCCGCGGCCTTGCCGACATTATCGGTGAAACCACGGATCTCTACGATGGCTGTGGGTTCGAGCAGCAGGGAATTGGCCACCTCGTCCAGGACCGGCAGAGATTCCGGAGTCAAATCCGCTTTACCGGAGGCGAAAT is a window encoding:
- a CDS encoding DUF362 domain-containing protein codes for the protein MASRVAVIKTDPRTIFSDYHRLMNLAGYQETLDRTAETALKVNISWHFFYPGSSTTPWQLEGVIRSLLSDGFTRDKIHACHNRTVVVDAHLGERENKQLHVVETYGLRNIHLYEDEEWIDIREAVGDLTDEFLCLNQVFRNGFMIPKRLIGENIIHLPTVKTHIFTTITGAMKNAFGGLLNERRHWTHPVIHETLVDLLRVQKRIHKGIFAVMDGTFAGDGPGPRCMMPHVKNILLASSDQVAIDAIAARLMGMDPLAIKFIRLAHEAGLGCGDPHEIEIVGDEEAAGENWHFTGPFKKMTFAARMQHRIYWGPLKKPLEWTLKTVLAPWSYIASVTYHDTFWYPLFAKRKMAAALSSPWGRLFRNYEQLHPTEKGFETIGTESAALKRTGWRVAARSLPILVTAIREAPEFFQRRKRRKKM